The Rhodopseudomonas palustris genome window below encodes:
- a CDS encoding flavin reductase family protein, translating into MNPPAVGEAEQRFESIDLAALTRADRYKILTGAVIPRPIAFVTSLGPGGIVNAAPFSQFVILAVDPGLLGFSVGPRPGGSDAKDTLVNVQRAGEFVINMVPEGWEQRVQQASEEYPPDVSEADLLGFATLPSRRIATPRLAGSKIQFECTLDQVLQFGDAPNHLVVGRIVEMHVAEGLTQNCRIDARAYAPVARIGGRNYVRLGDIVEV; encoded by the coding sequence GTGAACCCGCCGGCGGTAGGCGAGGCAGAGCAGCGGTTCGAGTCGATCGATCTCGCCGCGCTGACTCGTGCCGACCGCTACAAGATTCTGACCGGCGCGGTGATCCCGCGTCCGATCGCGTTCGTCACCTCGCTCGGGCCGGGCGGCATCGTCAATGCCGCGCCGTTCAGTCAGTTCGTGATACTCGCGGTCGATCCGGGCTTGCTCGGTTTTTCGGTCGGTCCGCGGCCGGGCGGCAGCGACGCCAAGGACACGCTCGTCAACGTGCAGCGTGCCGGAGAATTCGTGATCAACATGGTGCCCGAAGGATGGGAGCAGCGCGTCCAGCAGGCGAGCGAGGAGTATCCGCCCGACGTGAGCGAAGCCGATCTGCTCGGCTTCGCGACGCTGCCGTCGCGCCGGATCGCGACGCCGCGCCTGGCCGGCAGCAAGATTCAGTTCGAATGCACGCTCGACCAGGTGCTGCAATTCGGCGACGCGCCCAACCATCTGGTGGTCGGTCGCATCGTCGAGATGCATGTCGCCGAAGGGCTGACGCAGAACTGCAGGATCGATGCCCGGGCGTATGCCCCGGTCGCCCGGATCGGCGGCCGTAACTACGTGCGCCTCGGCGATATCGTCGAGGTGTGA
- a CDS encoding LLM class flavin-dependent oxidoreductase: MKFSVCLSTGFEGVMYPIPFAGPEDFIAQAQLCERLGYDSVWGNDHITTQNYVRDLFPGKPPNFYEPLIVLAAIAGATKTIKLGTALTVLPMRDPVYLAKQAISLDQMSNGRFIMAVGLGAYREEFLAWGGSRAAKARRGDMMDEGLLALDMLFNEPSASHEGAYYSFKDVEMFPKSKVQPFPLYIGGHNLEALQRAARYGQGWLPGWRPLTEMEQRIKDLKARAAELGRDPASIEIAPQFSCTIAKTMEEAEKRYMESGLVAHRVSLAYTGRDLSHQVTANLVGSPDVILEKIEKLRSIGVQHCSALMFPADTVEEMNEQIEWFGTEVMAKVPA; the protein is encoded by the coding sequence ATGAAGTTCAGTGTCTGTCTGTCGACCGGTTTCGAGGGCGTGATGTATCCGATCCCGTTCGCGGGACCCGAGGATTTCATCGCCCAGGCGCAGCTCTGCGAACGGCTCGGGTACGACTCGGTGTGGGGCAACGATCACATCACCACGCAGAACTACGTGCGCGACCTGTTTCCCGGCAAGCCGCCGAACTTCTACGAACCGCTGATCGTGCTCGCCGCGATCGCCGGCGCCACCAAGACGATCAAGCTCGGCACCGCGCTCACCGTTCTGCCGATGCGTGATCCGGTGTATCTCGCCAAGCAGGCGATCTCGCTCGACCAGATGTCGAATGGGCGGTTCATCATGGCGGTGGGACTCGGCGCCTATCGGGAGGAGTTTCTCGCCTGGGGCGGCTCGCGCGCCGCCAAGGCGCGTCGTGGCGACATGATGGACGAGGGGCTGCTGGCGCTCGACATGCTGTTCAACGAGCCCAGCGCCAGCCACGAAGGTGCTTACTACTCGTTCAAGGACGTCGAGATGTTTCCGAAGAGCAAAGTGCAGCCGTTTCCGCTTTATATCGGCGGGCACAATCTCGAGGCGCTCCAACGCGCGGCACGCTACGGCCAGGGCTGGCTGCCGGGCTGGCGGCCGCTCACCGAGATGGAGCAGCGGATCAAGGATCTCAAGGCGCGGGCCGCCGAACTCGGCCGCGACCCGGCGTCAATCGAGATCGCCCCGCAGTTCTCCTGCACGATCGCCAAGACCATGGAAGAAGCGGAAAAGCGCTACATGGAAAGCGGGCTCGTCGCGCATCGGGTGTCGCTGGCCTACACCGGCCGCGACCTCAGCCATCAGGTGACCGCGAACCTGGTCGGCTCGCCCGATGTCATTCTCGAAAAGATCGAGAAGCTGCGGTCGATCGGCGTGCAGCATTGCAGCGCGCTGATGTTTCCGGCCGATACGGTCGAGGAGATGAACGAGCAGATCGAATGGTTCGGCACCGAAGTGATGGCCAAGGTGCCGGCGTGA
- a CDS encoding LLM class flavin-dependent oxidoreductase, whose amino-acid sequence MSELSISSDGRDDPAVFGDKVAAGEAGGADTIWIANHLFLRDPAVLGALTLSETRRLKVALMAVSPLTQHPVQIAMAATTLAERFPGRVKLCLGVGAPADLAAIGVDGARPLRAMREALLLVRALLSGETVTFQGETFRTDRRRLAAAGADIPIVLAASGPQMLELAGTEADGVLISAGASVPFVAQTLQSVARGAKGREIRTSGLVYASVDDDERHANDRLRRILAILLRGAHHKTNLGLAGTTLDQQALNDAVLAEDWSRAEAMIGDDIVARHAASGTPEQLRRRLAEYHASGLDEIVIAGVRDGAQIKAILESS is encoded by the coding sequence TTGTCTGAGCTCTCCATCTCCAGCGACGGCCGCGACGATCCGGCGGTGTTCGGCGACAAGGTCGCGGCCGGCGAGGCCGGCGGCGCCGACACGATCTGGATCGCCAACCATCTGTTTCTGCGCGATCCCGCGGTGCTGGGGGCGCTCACCTTGTCGGAGACCCGGCGGCTCAAGGTGGCGCTGATGGCGGTCAGTCCGCTGACTCAGCATCCCGTGCAGATCGCGATGGCGGCAACCACGCTTGCGGAGCGCTTCCCTGGCCGCGTCAAGCTGTGCCTCGGCGTCGGCGCGCCAGCCGACCTCGCGGCGATCGGCGTCGACGGCGCCAGGCCATTGCGGGCGATGCGCGAAGCGCTGCTGCTGGTTCGGGCGCTGCTGTCGGGCGAGACCGTCACCTTCCAGGGCGAGACCTTTCGAACCGACCGGCGGCGGCTCGCCGCCGCGGGCGCCGATATCCCGATCGTGCTGGCGGCCTCCGGTCCGCAGATGCTCGAACTCGCGGGTACGGAGGCGGACGGCGTCCTGATCAGTGCCGGTGCCTCTGTGCCATTCGTTGCGCAGACGCTGCAGAGCGTCGCGCGGGGCGCCAAGGGCCGCGAGATTCGCACATCGGGCCTCGTCTATGCCTCGGTCGACGACGACGAGCGCCACGCCAACGACCGGCTGCGGCGGATTCTCGCAATTCTGCTGCGCGGCGCGCATCACAAGACCAATCTCGGTCTGGCGGGTACCACGCTCGATCAGCAAGCGCTGAACGACGCGGTGCTGGCGGAGGACTGGAGCCGGGCCGAAGCGATGATCGGCGACGACATCGTCGCCCGCCATGCAGCTAGCGGCACGCCCGAGCAATTGCGCCGCCGGCTCGCCGAGTATCACGCCTCCGGGCTCGACGAGATCGTCATCGCCGGGGTGCGAGACGGCGCCCAGATCAAAGCCATCCTAGAATCGTCATGA
- a CDS encoding (2Fe-2S)-binding protein: MADLASLDISFTLNGAPQTRSVAPFALLIDFLRDDLALKGTKRSCDVQVCGACTVLVDGLPVSSCTSLAADIDGRSVVTIEGLAQRGELSPVQQAFVDHAAMQCGFCTPGMVLATTALLESHPHPTEQEIRHYLRGNICRCTGYIKILEAVKSLV; the protein is encoded by the coding sequence ATGGCCGATCTCGCTTCGCTCGACATTTCCTTCACGCTCAACGGCGCGCCGCAGACGCGTTCGGTGGCGCCGTTCGCGCTGCTGATCGATTTCCTGCGCGATGATCTGGCGCTGAAGGGCACCAAGCGCTCCTGCGACGTGCAGGTGTGCGGCGCCTGCACCGTGCTGGTCGACGGTCTCCCGGTGAGTAGCTGCACGTCGCTCGCCGCCGACATCGACGGCAGATCGGTGGTGACGATCGAAGGGTTGGCGCAGCGCGGCGAACTCAGCCCGGTGCAGCAGGCGTTCGTCGACCACGCCGCGATGCAGTGCGGGTTCTGCACGCCGGGCATGGTGCTGGCGACCACGGCTTTGCTGGAGAGCCATCCGCATCCGACCGAGCAGGAGATCCGGCATTATCTGCGCGGCAACATCTGCCGCTGCACCGGCTACATCAAGATTCTCGAAGCGGTGAAAAGTCTTGTCTGA
- a CDS encoding FAD binding domain-containing protein, whose protein sequence is MRLAPFQLHRPTELQTALELRAQFGDDSAYYAGGTELLLALKARVLRYEHLIDLKRIGGFDRIAVEKDELVIGPLVTHLRLATDPLIREWLPAYAKLSDNVGNIRVRASGTLAGNLCFSEPHADPPALLCLLGATLTLSGPDGERSVPMAEFILGPFTTARADDEILTAIRVPLPTAGEQFCYRSFGHLEYPAVGVAAAYQSQAGAPRYRVWIGCIGDNPIHAEPVEAALAGVPPQALSDVLPQAAEAMAAELPASDDIYGSADYKRHLAAVFIGRAVLESAGVAGGR, encoded by the coding sequence ATGCGGCTCGCCCCGTTCCAGTTGCATCGTCCGACCGAGCTGCAAACCGCGCTCGAGCTGCGCGCGCAGTTCGGCGACGACAGCGCGTACTATGCGGGCGGAACGGAACTGCTGCTGGCCCTGAAGGCGCGCGTGCTGCGCTACGAGCATTTGATCGATCTGAAACGGATCGGCGGCTTCGACCGAATCGCGGTCGAGAAGGACGAACTGGTGATCGGTCCGCTGGTGACGCATCTGCGGCTCGCCACCGATCCGCTGATCCGCGAGTGGCTGCCGGCCTACGCCAAACTCAGCGACAATGTCGGCAACATTCGGGTGCGCGCCTCGGGTACGCTGGCCGGCAATCTGTGTTTCTCGGAGCCGCACGCCGATCCACCGGCGCTGCTCTGCCTGCTCGGCGCAACGCTGACGTTGTCCGGGCCGGACGGCGAGCGCAGCGTGCCGATGGCCGAGTTCATCCTCGGTCCGTTCACCACCGCGCGCGCCGACGACGAGATTCTCACCGCGATCCGCGTCCCGCTGCCGACCGCCGGCGAGCAATTCTGCTATCGCAGCTTCGGTCATCTCGAATACCCTGCGGTCGGCGTCGCGGCGGCGTATCAGTCGCAGGCCGGCGCGCCGCGCTACCGCGTCTGGATCGGCTGCATCGGCGACAACCCGATTCATGCGGAGCCGGTCGAAGCGGCACTCGCGGGCGTACCGCCGCAGGCGCTGTCCGACGTCTTGCCGCAGGCGGCCGAAGCCATGGCGGCCGAACTGCCGGCATCCGACGACATCTACGGCAGCGCCGACTACAAGCGGCATCTCGCCGCCGTGTTCATCGGACGCGCGGTGCTGGAAAGCGCCGGCGTGGCAGGAGGGCGCTGA
- a CDS encoding SRPBCC family protein, translated as MEFRMEADLPCAPSRLWPIMLDIREMAACIPGIEAIEEKERLKAYSALMKQKIGPFKLEVPAEIVVEEFRELEFVIAQATGKDKYTGTTLRVSFDLRLAAVEAEITRLAVQAELQIAGRLASLGHAMIKKKAQENFAAFEANFRKRLGEI; from the coding sequence GTGGAATTCCGGATGGAGGCCGATCTACCCTGCGCGCCGAGCCGGCTGTGGCCGATCATGCTCGACATCCGCGAGATGGCGGCCTGCATCCCGGGTATCGAAGCCATCGAGGAAAAAGAAAGATTGAAGGCCTATTCGGCGCTGATGAAGCAGAAGATCGGCCCGTTCAAGCTCGAGGTGCCGGCCGAGATCGTGGTCGAGGAGTTTCGTGAGCTGGAGTTCGTGATCGCGCAGGCCACCGGCAAAGACAAATACACCGGCACCACGCTGCGGGTCAGTTTCGATCTGCGGCTCGCCGCCGTGGAGGCTGAGATCACGCGGCTGGCGGTGCAGGCCGAATTGCAGATCGCCGGCCGGCTGGCGTCGCTCGGTCACGCCATGATCAAGAAGAAAGCGCAGGAGAACTTCGCCGCGTTCGAAGCCAATTTCCGCAAGCGGCTGGGCGAGATCTGA
- a CDS encoding xanthine dehydrogenase family protein molybdopterin-binding subunit, with product MTAAARPDRVDFLDKVTGRAAFISDLVVPGMVHGKVLRSTMPHARITGIAIDAALSMPGVIGVVTGADFDGIDAIWGVSLKDRPLIAIDRVRYVGEPVAVVVAESEAAAEEALDAVMVDYDPLPYVTEAADALAPDAPLVHDAVQPLKDFYFKGEAKPVAGTNIFQSYAYETGDVAAAFASADRVFEDSFDFPMVYHYAMEPHCGIASFGDDGLTVWSCGQAPTAVQKVLSRVFDLPIAKVRIITPLIGGGFGGKASVKIDPLVAAVAWKIGRPVRICFSASESMLTARRLSATINLKTAVSADGMLQAKSVEVLMNGGAYADTGPAVAIKAAIRAIGPYKIPNLQLRSTAVYTNTVPGAAFRSIGGPQGVWATESQMDIIADALGIDPVELRYRNMLKRCEHVRPDLTPIDVDMAEAMGLASQTMSRLDAQEPHGRIVHGTALGVADPANSPVAGVLLRLKIDGSIAVISSSVEVGQGIREVLCRVAAEQLNQPISAVSALTPDSAIAPFDWGTGASRSSLMMALAIEDAAADIKAQIGDIAASTLGLDPASIALVAGGFTSAGRRYSFADLLHPYFGIDSGELIGIGRISPRSRGGALAKAPLFWETAAGRCAITLDEDTGEIAVKRYVSVADIGRAINRSGAEGQDEGAAIMGLGHALFEELIYADGQPVNGTMIDYHVPTIDDVPEQFETVLIENGGGPGPGGMRGMGEGAILPIAPAIANALAAGFGVRVKQLPLTPERVWRALKDKKEG from the coding sequence ATGACCGCCGCGGCACGTCCCGATCGCGTCGACTTCCTCGACAAGGTGACCGGCCGCGCCGCGTTCATCTCCGATCTGGTCGTGCCCGGCATGGTTCACGGCAAGGTGCTGCGCAGCACGATGCCGCACGCGCGGATCACCGGCATCGCCATCGACGCCGCGCTTTCGATGCCGGGCGTGATCGGAGTCGTCACGGGCGCCGATTTCGACGGCATCGACGCGATCTGGGGCGTGTCGCTGAAGGACCGGCCGCTGATCGCGATCGATCGCGTGCGCTATGTCGGCGAGCCGGTGGCGGTGGTGGTGGCCGAATCCGAGGCCGCGGCCGAAGAGGCGCTCGATGCGGTCATGGTCGATTACGACCCGTTGCCTTACGTCACCGAGGCCGCCGATGCGCTGGCGCCGGATGCGCCGCTGGTGCACGACGCCGTCCAGCCGCTGAAGGACTTCTACTTCAAGGGCGAAGCCAAGCCGGTCGCCGGCACCAACATCTTCCAGAGCTACGCCTACGAGACCGGCGACGTCGCGGCGGCATTCGCGTCGGCGGATCGCGTGTTCGAAGACAGCTTCGACTTCCCGATGGTCTATCACTACGCGATGGAGCCGCATTGCGGCATCGCGTCGTTCGGCGACGACGGGCTGACGGTGTGGAGCTGCGGCCAGGCACCGACCGCGGTGCAGAAGGTGCTGTCGCGCGTCTTCGATCTGCCGATCGCCAAGGTGCGGATCATCACGCCGCTGATCGGCGGCGGCTTCGGCGGCAAGGCCTCGGTGAAGATCGATCCGCTGGTCGCGGCGGTGGCGTGGAAGATCGGCCGCCCGGTGCGGATCTGCTTCTCCGCATCGGAATCGATGCTGACCGCGCGGCGGCTGAGCGCGACGATCAACCTGAAGACGGCGGTCAGCGCCGACGGCATGCTGCAGGCAAAATCCGTCGAGGTGCTGATGAACGGCGGCGCCTATGCGGACACCGGGCCGGCCGTGGCGATCAAGGCGGCGATCCGCGCCATCGGCCCGTACAAGATCCCCAACCTGCAGCTTCGGAGCACGGCGGTCTACACCAACACGGTGCCGGGCGCGGCGTTTCGTTCGATCGGCGGTCCGCAGGGCGTATGGGCCACAGAGTCCCAGATGGACATCATCGCCGACGCGCTCGGCATCGATCCGGTCGAGCTGCGCTACCGCAACATGCTGAAACGCTGCGAGCATGTCCGCCCCGATCTGACGCCGATCGACGTCGATATGGCGGAAGCGATGGGGCTGGCGTCGCAGACGATGAGCCGGCTCGATGCGCAGGAGCCGCACGGCAGGATCGTCCACGGCACCGCGCTCGGCGTCGCCGATCCGGCGAACTCGCCGGTCGCGGGCGTGCTGCTGCGGCTCAAGATCGACGGGTCGATCGCCGTGATCTCGTCCAGCGTCGAGGTCGGGCAGGGCATCCGCGAAGTGCTGTGCCGCGTCGCCGCCGAGCAGCTCAACCAACCGATTTCCGCGGTCAGCGCATTGACGCCGGACAGCGCGATCGCGCCGTTCGACTGGGGCACCGGCGCCAGCCGCTCGTCGCTGATGATGGCGCTGGCGATCGAGGATGCCGCAGCCGACATCAAGGCGCAGATCGGCGACATCGCCGCATCGACGCTCGGGCTAGATCCGGCGAGCATCGCGCTGGTCGCGGGCGGCTTCACCTCGGCAGGCCGGCGCTACAGCTTCGCCGATCTGCTGCATCCTTATTTCGGCATCGACAGCGGCGAACTGATCGGCATCGGCCGGATCTCGCCGCGGTCACGCGGCGGCGCGCTGGCCAAGGCGCCGCTGTTCTGGGAAACGGCCGCCGGGCGCTGCGCCATCACGCTCGACGAGGACACCGGCGAGATCGCGGTGAAGCGCTATGTCAGCGTCGCCGATATCGGCCGCGCCATCAACCGCAGCGGCGCCGAGGGTCAGGACGAGGGCGCCGCGATCATGGGCCTCGGCCACGCGCTGTTCGAGGAACTGATCTATGCCGACGGTCAGCCGGTCAACGGCACCATGATCGACTATCACGTGCCGACCATCGACGACGTGCCCGAGCAGTTCGAAACCGTGCTGATCGAAAACGGCGGCGGGCCGGGCCCGGGCGGCATGCGCGGCATGGGGGAAGGCGCGATCCTGCCGATCGCACCGGCGATCGCCAACGCGCTGGCGGCCGGTTTCGGCGTGCGCGTCAAGCAGTTGCCGCTGACTCCGGAGCGCGTCTGGCGCGCGCTGAAAGACAAGAAGGAAGGTTGA
- a CDS encoding tripartite tricarboxylate transporter permease: MFEALEKLGYGISLSLEPSNLLYAAIGSVLGTLVGVLPGLGPVTTIAVLLPLTYHAGSPLGAIIMLASIYYGAMYGGSTTSILLKVPGEAASVITCIDGYQMAKKGRAGPALAIAAIGSFIAGTVAVCALALVGPLFAKFAVTFGPPEYFALALFGLSLSATLSGGSPVRGITMVLVGLLLGLVGIDTITGVERYTFNIMAITDGIDLVPMLMGLFGIAEILHNLEEKSRGSLLSTKIGRLFPSRQDWRESSGPIARGSVIGFFVGLIPGGGAILASLMSYTLEKKLSKTPEQFGHGAIAGVAGPESANNSAATASFIPLLTLGLPGNAVTAVLFAGLLIQNVQPGPLMLVKNPDVFWGVIASMYVGNIMLLVLNLPLVGLWVQLLRVPSWLLSATILLIAIFGTYSLRSNFADVTTLMLFGGIGYLLRKASLDAGPLIMAFILANILDTALRQSMLMGDGSLLIVLQRPLSLTILLVAAVILTAQLWSHFGRTRHRAVPSEG; encoded by the coding sequence ATGTTCGAAGCCCTGGAAAAACTCGGCTACGGAATCTCGCTGTCGCTCGAGCCGTCGAACCTGCTGTACGCGGCGATCGGCTCGGTGCTCGGCACGCTGGTCGGGGTGCTGCCGGGGCTCGGCCCGGTGACGACGATCGCGGTGCTGCTGCCGCTCACCTATCACGCCGGCTCGCCGCTCGGCGCCATCATCATGCTGGCCTCGATCTATTACGGCGCGATGTATGGCGGCTCGACCACCTCGATCCTGCTCAAGGTTCCGGGCGAGGCCGCCTCGGTGATCACCTGCATCGACGGCTATCAGATGGCCAAGAAGGGCCGCGCCGGCCCGGCACTGGCGATCGCCGCGATCGGGTCGTTCATCGCCGGCACCGTCGCGGTGTGCGCGCTGGCGCTGGTCGGCCCGCTGTTCGCCAAATTCGCCGTCACCTTCGGGCCGCCCGAGTACTTTGCGCTGGCCCTGTTCGGGCTGTCGTTGAGCGCCACGCTGTCCGGCGGCTCGCCGGTCCGCGGCATCACCATGGTGCTGGTCGGGCTGCTGCTCGGTCTGGTCGGCATCGACACCATCACCGGCGTCGAGCGCTACACCTTCAACATCATGGCCATCACCGACGGCATCGATCTGGTGCCGATGCTGATGGGTCTGTTCGGCATTGCCGAGATCCTGCACAATCTCGAGGAGAAATCGCGCGGGTCGCTGCTGTCGACCAAGATCGGCCGGCTGTTTCCGAGCCGCCAGGATTGGCGCGAGTCCAGCGGACCGATCGCGCGCGGCTCGGTGATCGGGTTCTTCGTCGGGCTGATTCCCGGCGGCGGCGCGATCCTCGCCTCGCTGATGAGCTACACGCTGGAAAAGAAGCTGTCGAAGACCCCGGAGCAGTTCGGCCACGGCGCCATCGCCGGCGTCGCCGGTCCGGAATCCGCCAACAACTCGGCGGCCACGGCCTCGTTCATTCCGCTGCTCACGCTCGGCCTGCCGGGCAACGCGGTGACGGCGGTGCTGTTCGCCGGCCTGCTGATCCAGAACGTGCAACCCGGCCCATTGATGCTGGTGAAGAATCCCGACGTGTTCTGGGGTGTGATTGCGTCGATGTATGTCGGCAACATCATGCTGCTGGTGCTGAACCTGCCGCTGGTCGGGCTGTGGGTGCAGTTGCTCCGCGTGCCGTCCTGGCTGCTCAGCGCCACGATCCTGCTGATCGCGATCTTCGGCACCTACAGCCTGCGCAGCAATTTCGCCGACGTGACCACGCTGATGCTGTTCGGCGGCATCGGCTATCTGCTGCGCAAGGCCAGCCTCGACGCCGGTCCGCTGATCATGGCGTTCATCCTCGCCAACATCCTCGACACCGCGCTGCGGCAATCGATGCTGATGGGCGACGGCAGCCTGCTGATCGTTCTGCAGCGGCCGCTGTCGCTGACGATCCTGCTGGTCGCCGCGGTCATCCTGACGGCCCAGCTGTGGTCGCATTTCGGCCGCACGCGCCACCGCGCCGTGCCGTCGGAGGGCTGA
- a CDS encoding tripartite tricarboxylate transporter TctB family protein: MSRPTDMARLTTPTYVAVLMLLALALTFGLGAFRLGFWVDDAPGPGVLPLAVSIALLGLLVLVVRERLPADESGFALAPGLAILTTIVYAIVVPYTGFVIATLVLLTIWIRGFYRQSMLRAVVASGGLTGCGLVIFPLLLKVPMQLGPAW; this comes from the coding sequence ATGAGCCGCCCCACCGACATGGCACGGCTGACGACGCCGACCTACGTCGCGGTCCTGATGCTGCTGGCGCTGGCGCTGACCTTCGGGCTCGGCGCCTTCCGCCTCGGCTTCTGGGTCGACGACGCGCCGGGGCCGGGGGTGCTGCCGTTGGCGGTGTCGATCGCGCTGCTGGGGCTGCTGGTGCTCGTGGTGCGTGAGCGGCTGCCGGCCGACGAGAGCGGCTTCGCGCTCGCGCCGGGCTTGGCGATCCTGACGACGATCGTCTACGCGATCGTCGTTCCCTACACCGGCTTCGTGATCGCGACGCTCGTCCTGCTGACGATCTGGATCCGCGGATTCTATCGCCAGAGCATGCTGCGCGCCGTCGTCGCCAGCGGCGGTCTCACCGGCTGCGGGCTGGTGATCTTCCCGTTGTTGCTCAAGGTGCCCATGCAATTGGGGCCCGCCTGGTGA
- a CDS encoding tripartite tricarboxylate transporter substrate binding protein, which translates to MKSKIVGAVGLVLAALLPQAAAADYPDKPITLIVPWAAGGSTDQTARVLAKAAEASLGQTIVVINQPGASTSIGMAALAKAQPDGYTIGTLSSTSYLAALQGRQLPFDPINAFSYISYYGDNLIGIAVKADARWKTIDDLIAEGKAKPGAIKYGTAGVGTTQHLTSEALQFATKAKFVHVPQQGSAASVPALLGGHVDFIMETSVWAPFIESKEVRLLAVTTPQRSKSYPDVPSLSEKGLKSLRSVQAIIGPAGMPEDVRMKLETAFRKAMSDKTFQDTMERLGMVPLDLPGAEVKKLVEGEYASAREILQDIGKAK; encoded by the coding sequence ATGAAATCGAAAATCGTCGGAGCTGTCGGTCTGGTGTTGGCGGCGCTCCTGCCGCAAGCGGCGGCCGCGGACTATCCCGACAAGCCGATCACTCTGATCGTTCCGTGGGCCGCCGGAGGCAGCACCGACCAGACCGCGCGCGTGCTGGCCAAGGCGGCCGAAGCCTCGCTCGGCCAGACCATCGTGGTGATCAACCAGCCGGGCGCCTCGACCTCGATCGGCATGGCCGCCCTCGCCAAAGCCCAGCCGGACGGCTACACCATCGGCACGCTGTCGAGCACCAGCTATCTGGCCGCGTTGCAGGGCCGTCAGCTGCCCTTCGACCCGATCAACGCGTTTTCGTACATCAGCTACTATGGCGACAATCTGATCGGTATCGCCGTGAAGGCCGATGCGCGCTGGAAGACGATCGACGATCTGATCGCCGAGGGCAAGGCGAAGCCGGGAGCGATCAAGTACGGCACCGCCGGCGTCGGCACCACCCAGCATCTCACCAGCGAGGCGCTGCAGTTCGCCACCAAGGCGAAGTTCGTCCATGTGCCGCAGCAGGGCTCCGCGGCTTCGGTGCCGGCGCTGCTCGGCGGCCACGTCGACTTCATCATGGAGACGTCGGTCTGGGCGCCGTTCATCGAGAGCAAGGAAGTGCGGCTGCTCGCGGTCACCACGCCGCAGCGCTCGAAATCGTATCCGGACGTGCCGAGCCTGTCGGAGAAGGGGCTCAAATCGCTGCGCTCGGTGCAGGCGATCATCGGACCGGCCGGGATGCCGGAAGACGTGCGCATGAAGCTCGAAACCGCCTTCCGCAAGGCGATGAGCGACAAGACGTTCCAGGACACGATGGAGCGGCTCGGCATGGTGCCGCTCGACCTGCCGGGCGCCGAGGTCAAGAAGCTGGTCGAGGGCGAATACGCCTCGGCGCGCGAAATCCTGCAGGACATCGGCAAGGCGAAATGA